From a single Pseudobutyrivibrio xylanivorans genomic region:
- a CDS encoding glycosyltransferase family 2 protein, with the protein MISVIMSVFNEKIDWIKQSVQSILNQTYANLEFIIVIDNPNVDKSVLLYLNGLPHIDSRVKILMNEKNVGLAISLNRALAVATGELIARMDADDISEIDRLEKEIKYLMNHKLDIWSCVKI; encoded by the coding sequence ATGATTAGTGTCATAATGAGTGTATTTAACGAGAAAATTGATTGGATAAAGCAATCCGTGCAATCAATTTTGAATCAAACATATGCTAATCTAGAATTTATAATTGTGATTGATAATCCGAATGTAGATAAATCGGTTTTATTGTATTTAAATGGTTTGCCACATATTGATAGTAGAGTGAAAATCCTTATGAATGAAAAAAATGTGGGATTAGCTATTTCGTTAAACAGAGCATTAGCAGTTGCTACAGGAGAATTAATAGCACGTATGGATGCTGATGATATTTCTGAGATAGACAGATTGGAAAAAGAAATTAAGTATTTGATGAATCATAAATTGGATATTTGGTCCTGTGTCAAGATTTAG
- a CDS encoding O-antigen ligase family protein — protein MKALVKCPVLLMGVAYFFYLINPWGWTMMIHMAPLYMIIVVVILHNNSWKVRINRLCYPFLFYTLYTIFSIVFIANLDGTNGKVIRCIYELLILIVISSYNFDKQDINFIVKCMIITCHLITIKMIFQGAVLVDDPNRHVISNFGATMDPNYLAAAYIFPIIYVFDRVLNRNRRIVELINLCFLVIGVVMIGSRGAILSILIGVLMGYLMGKHSTKHIAMGLIGVCLIIVIYSLLPSYFAGRYSFASLHNDNGSNYLRFNLWKTCFAIFLTNPIWGRGGNSMQNFGPEYGAYKNLLAHSTYLDTLADYGLIGGLLFFLFLLLIVKMSFNSRNSLTFGVMCGTLVCSIFISAEHSAFFWQNIIVCLILNKEKEMETYFMHLIHDGYATSLL, from the coding sequence ATGAAAGCGTTAGTTAAATGTCCTGTTCTGCTGATGGGAGTGGCATATTTTTTTTATCTTATTAATCCATGGGGGTGGACAATGATGATCCATATGGCGCCCTTATATATGATTATTGTTGTAGTGATTTTGCACAATAATTCGTGGAAAGTACGAATAAATAGATTATGCTATCCGTTTTTGTTCTACACCCTATATACTATTTTTTCAATTGTTTTTATAGCTAATTTGGATGGGACAAATGGAAAAGTAATTAGGTGTATTTATGAGCTGTTAATATTAATAGTTATTTCTTCATATAATTTTGATAAGCAAGACATAAATTTTATTGTTAAATGTATGATTATTACGTGTCATCTAATCACTATTAAGATGATTTTTCAAGGTGCAGTGTTGGTAGATGATCCAAACCGGCATGTAATTTCTAACTTTGGAGCAACAATGGATCCAAATTATTTGGCTGCAGCATACATTTTCCCGATTATTTACGTATTTGATAGGGTATTAAATAGAAATAGAAGGATAGTCGAACTAATTAATTTATGCTTTCTTGTGATAGGCGTAGTAATGATAGGCTCTAGGGGAGCTATTTTGTCAATATTGATTGGAGTATTGATGGGATATCTCATGGGAAAACATTCTACAAAACATATAGCGATGGGCTTAATAGGAGTGTGTTTAATTATTGTTATATATAGTCTTTTGCCATCATACTTCGCAGGAAGATATTCATTTGCTAGTTTACATAATGATAACGGAAGCAATTATTTGAGATTTAATCTTTGGAAAACATGTTTCGCTATTTTTTTGACAAATCCTATATGGGGCAGAGGTGGAAATTCAATGCAAAATTTTGGACCAGAATATGGAGCATATAAAAATTTACTTGCCCATAGTACCTATTTAGATACGCTAGCTGATTATGGACTCATTGGTGGTTTGTTATTTTTTCTTTTCTTGCTTTTAATTGTGAAAATGTCATTTAATTCACGGAACAGTTTAACTTTTGGTGTGATGTGTGGAACTCTGGTTTGTTCGATTTTCATATCTGCAGAGCATTCTGCTTTTTTTTGGCAGAATATAATTGTTTGTTTGATATTGAACAAGGAAAAAGAAATGGAAACATACTTTATGCATTTGATTCACGATGGATATGCGACTAGCTTGCTATAA